A stretch of the Deinococcus sp. KSM4-11 genome encodes the following:
- a CDS encoding YdeI family protein → MQSHHATSPGVRLVIHKKGSPTPNLTTAEAVEEALCFGWIDSTARTLDAVRWVIQMTPRKTGSGWSAVNKERIARMQAEGRMTPAGQARINAAVQDGTWTKLDAIERLEIPADLRAALDASPGAAGHWDAFPRTAKRAVLEWIAQAKTEPTRRKRVTETAEKAARGERANQWARHTP, encoded by the coding sequence TTGCAGAGCCACCACGCGACCAGTCCCGGCGTCCGCCTCGTCATCCACAAGAAGGGCTCGCCCACGCCCAACCTGACCACCGCCGAGGCCGTCGAGGAGGCCCTGTGTTTCGGCTGGATCGACTCGACGGCCCGCACGCTGGACGCCGTCCGCTGGGTGATCCAGATGACGCCGCGCAAGACCGGCAGCGGCTGGAGCGCCGTGAACAAGGAGCGGATCGCCCGGATGCAGGCGGAGGGCCGGATGACCCCCGCCGGGCAGGCCCGCATCAATGCGGCCGTGCAGGACGGCACCTGGACGAAACTGGACGCCATCGAGCGGCTGGAGATCCCCGCCGACCTCCGCGCGGCCCTGGACGCGTCCCCCGGCGCGGCCGGGCACTGGGACGCCTTTCCGCGCACCGCGAAACGCGCCGTACTGGAGTGGATCGCGCAGGCGAAAACCGAGCCCACCCGCCGCAAACGGGTGACCGAGACGGCCGAGAAGGCCGCGCGCGGCGAACGTGCGAACCAGTGGGCACGCCACACTCCATGA
- a CDS encoding cupin domain-containing protein — protein sequence MTPDEIIRELKLHPHPEGGHYVQIHEDVQTVDGRPVCTSIYFLLRAGEVSHWHRVDATEIWNYHVGSPLELSIWHAGEIQHLRLGPDLLHGERPQGIVPAHAWQAARTLGEWTLVGCVVAPGFQFSGFELAPPGWSPEP from the coding sequence ATGACGCCCGACGAGATCATCCGCGAACTGAAGCTGCACCCGCACCCTGAAGGCGGCCACTACGTCCAGATTCACGAGGACGTGCAGACCGTGGATGGCCGTCCGGTCTGTACCAGCATCTATTTCCTGCTGCGCGCGGGCGAGGTCTCGCACTGGCACCGCGTGGACGCCACCGAGATCTGGAACTACCACGTGGGCTCGCCGCTGGAGCTGTCCATCTGGCACGCGGGGGAGATACAGCACCTGCGCCTCGGGCCGGACCTGCTGCACGGCGAGCGCCCCCAGGGCATTGTGCCCGCCCACGCGTGGCAGGCGGCCCGTACTCTGGGCGAGTGGACGCTGGTGGGCTGCGTGGTCGCGCCCGGGTTCCAGTTCAGTGGTTTCGAGCTGGCCCCGCCAGGGTGGTCGCCTGAACCTTGA
- a CDS encoding dihydrofolate reductase family protein has translation MTAFLVYIAASVDGFIARPDGTLDWLPGAQPDSPPMPAGEDHGYDAFMARVDTVVMGRGTFDTVRDYRPWPYAGKRLIVLSRTLTAAGLPPDLHGQVEVHPGPVDGLAAALNGAQGVYVDGGQTLQAFLRAGLIDELTITRIPVLLGAGRPLFGVLDADVPLRHVRTQSFPSGFVQSTYAPIRPT, from the coding sequence ATGACGGCTTTTCTCGTGTACATCGCCGCCAGTGTTGACGGCTTCATCGCCCGCCCCGACGGCACCCTGGACTGGCTGCCGGGCGCACAGCCGGACAGTCCGCCCATGCCCGCCGGTGAAGACCACGGCTACGACGCCTTCATGGCGCGGGTGGACACGGTGGTCATGGGGCGGGGTACCTTCGACACCGTGCGCGACTACCGGCCGTGGCCGTACGCGGGCAAGCGCCTGATCGTCCTGAGCCGCACCCTGACGGCCGCCGGGCTGCCCCCGGATCTCCACGGGCAGGTGGAGGTCCACCCTGGCCCGGTCGATGGGCTCGCCGCGGCTCTGAACGGTGCCCAGGGCGTGTACGTGGACGGCGGACAGACCCTCCAGGCATTCCTGCGGGCCGGGCTGATCGACGAACTGACCATCACCCGGATTCCGGTGCTGCTGGGCGCAGGCCGCCCGCTGTTCGGCGTGCTGGACGCCGACGTGCCCTTACGTCACGTTCGCACTCAGTCGTTCCCCAGCGGCTTCGTGCAGAGCACCTACGCGCCCATCCGCCCGACCTGA